The DNA window GAAACAGGCTCGGGCGCATCGCGCACTGGACGCACGGAGCTTGAGACGATCATGCAGTTCCTGCGCGCCGATGACGAACTCGTCGTCCTGCGTCTCGATCGGCTCGGTCGCTCCACACGCGATGTTCTCAATCTGGTTCATGAACTCGACCAGAAGGGAGCCTCATTGCGGGTGCTTGAGCCGGAGGTGACGACGGCCGGAAGCATGGGGCGGATGGTGATCACCATTCTGGGCATGGTCGCGGACATGGAACTGACGTTCATCAAGGACCGGCAGCGCGCCGGGATCGAGGCGGCGCGCGCCGAAGGCGTCTACAAAGGCCGGAAGAAAAACATCGATGACGATGAAATCCGACGCCGGATCACCGCCGGCGCGAGCAAGGCCAGCGTCGCGCGCGACCTCAAGATCTCAAGAATGACCGTCTATCGGGCGCTTGACGTCATTCCTTCAAGGATCGGGCTGCCGGAAAAGCCGCCTTCTGTCACCATCGCCCTGCATCTGACCATCGAGAACTTCAACAAGCATGGTCGTGGCAGAAAGCCCGCTCGCGAGCGCATTGAGGCGATGCTGGAGCGGGATTACCAGATGCAAAAGACCGGGAACTGCGATTACACGCTGACCGTCGCCTATGATCAGGGTGCCGATGGCGTCAGCCTCGATGATGAGATCGCATCTCTCCAGACAGAGATGTTCAACATCGCAGAGAGCTACAGGTGCTCGATCGAGACCGATGTTTACGAGATTGGAGGACAAGAGCGAGCCTGGTAGATCGCCATGTTCAATCTTTGTTCTTCAACATGGCCAAAATCGCAGCTTCGGGCCGACTGGGCCTATTATTGGGAGTTGCCAATCCCGGATTCCTTGAAAAGGACCGGGAAGCTGAAGGGCGCAGGCGCGCTCACCGCCATTCTCAATCCGCACCCGATGGTGACGGATTACGCCGGCCCAAATTACTTCAGTGTTCGCCTCGCGGCAGCGCTTCAGTATCAGCGCGGCCGCACGCCGAAAGGCGCGGCGAAATTCCACAATCTCCTGGGCTCTCTCGATACCGAAAAGATCACAGAGCAGGAAGCGCGCACGGTCGATCACAAATGGAGCCCGATCCGGCACCACAAGAATGACTTTCAGAGCGTTAGCTTCGAGGGAGATACGCTGCGCGTCTATGCCCGCGTCTACGCGCGGGACCTGTACCTCTACGGGTACACTGGCACCGAAGAAATCCCCGAAATGGAAACGGCTTTCGTTCTGTCGCTCGGCACCAGCGATGAGAACGATGATGTCTACAACGAGCTG is part of the Sphingopyxis macrogoltabida genome and encodes:
- a CDS encoding recombinase family protein; protein product: MTRVGYARVSTIDQDLDIQVARLKAAGCEILRSETGSGASRTGRTELETIMQFLRADDELVVLRLDRLGRSTRDVLNLVHELDQKGASLRVLEPEVTTAGSMGRMVITILGMVADMELTFIKDRQRAGIEAARAEGVYKGRKKNIDDDEIRRRITAGASKASVARDLKISRMTVYRALDVIPSRIGLPEKPPSVTIALHLTIENFNKHGRGRKPARERIEAMLERDYQMQKTGNCDYTLTVAYDQGADGVSLDDEIASLQTEMFNIAESYRCSIETDVYEIGGQERAW